The Cloacibacterium caeni region TTGCTCTATCTGCTTGTGATCGTAAAACACGCTGTAATATTTTAAAGTATTGTTAAACTTGATTTCTAAGAATTTACAAATTTATGATTTTTAAAAGAAAAATCCCTATCGTTATGAATAAGGATTATAAAATATCTCGTTTACAAATTAATTAATCTTAATATTGATCACTTTTACAATATACATTTTCTCCGCCAATTTCTTTTTCCCCCTTTTACAATGAGTTTTTGAGCGGTGAAAGAAACTACTTCTACTTTTTTCACAGCTCCATCTTAAAAAATCCCTTACGGAAAGCCTCTTAAAAAAACTTTGGCTAAATACAGAATGCGAGAAGGAAGTGTTTCCCGAAATAAAACCAATATCATGAAAGACCAATATTTGGTTTACAAAGAACACATGAATTTTTCCACGCTCAAGTCTTTGTATTATACCGCCAATTGGGCTTTCAATGGATTTAAGAAATATTCTAAATTTTTTAATTAAGAAAATCTACTTTGCCGTCACTAAGATGGTAATAACCACCAATTACTTTCAGTTCTCCTTTATCAATTAAATCTTTCAATTCTTGATTTTGAAGAATTTTCCGAATTTGTTGGTCTACGTTATAATGAATTGCGTCATCTAATTTTTCAGACTTTCCTACGAAAGGCTCCACTCCTCTTCTGAGCGTTTCAATAAGATTAGAAATTTCTTTGGGTTCTTTTCCTTCACTGTGTTGAGAAATCGCAGCAGTTATTCCGCCACATTTTTCGTGACCTACTACAATAATTAATTTAGTGTGTAAATGATTCACCGCATACTCCAGACTTCCCATCGTCATATCATCATCTAATGAATTCCCTGCAGTTCTTATCACAAACAAGTCGCCAATTCCTCGATCAAAAACCAATTCTACAGGCACTCTAGAATCAGAACAACTCACAACAGTCGCGATAGGATGTTGCCCAGAAACTTCTTCCTTCATTCTGGCTTCATCTAAATGCGGAAAAGCATTTTTGTGATGTACAAAATGTTCATTTCCAGTTTTTAAAACTTCTAAAATTTTATTTGGATTAAGATTTTCTTGGATATGGGTTTCTTTTTGAGAAATTTGGTTAGAAGTACAACCCGTAAAACTCCACATTGCGCCTACCAACATTAAAACGCCTACAATTACTTTCTTCATGATAATTTTTTGCAAAATTATGAAGATTATAAATCGCTTCGAGATGATTGTTATCAGGTATTATGCTCAGAATAAATTATGCTAAAATTTTCTCTAGAATAATCTCAGAAGAATTCGGTTGAGAATGAACGAAATTTCCTGCGTTTTCACTCATTTCTTGTAACAGATTTGAATTTTTTGACAATTCAAGGACAAAATCAACTGCCAATTCTTCATTATCGAAAGATTTACCTCCATTTTGTGCAATTAAAGCATCTGCTTCTGGATTTTTCTTGTATTGATTTCCAAAAATTACAGGAACACCGAAAGTTGCCGCTTCTAAAATATTGTGCAAACCTTTATCGTGAAAACCACCACCCACAATTGCAATATCTGAATAAGAATAGAGTTTGGAAAGCAAACCGATACAGTCGATTATGAGTATGTTGGTATTTGGT contains the following coding sequences:
- a CDS encoding carbonic anhydrase; translated protein: MKKVIVGVLMLVGAMWSFTGCTSNQISQKETHIQENLNPNKILEVLKTGNEHFVHHKNAFPHLDEARMKEEVSGQHPIATVVSCSDSRVPVELVFDRGIGDLFVIRTAGNSLDDDMTMGSLEYAVNHLHTKLIIVVGHEKCGGITAAISQHSEGKEPKEISNLIETLRRGVEPFVGKSEKLDDAIHYNVDQQIRKILQNQELKDLIDKGELKVIGGYYHLSDGKVDFLN